One Pseudomonas tolaasii NCPPB 2192 genomic window carries:
- a CDS encoding YicC/YloC family endoribonuclease, whose amino-acid sequence MVHSMTAFARVEKAGVQGTLSWELRSVNSRYLEPHLRLPESFRDLEGAVREALRQGISRGKLECTLRFTEETTGKPLQVDRDRAAQLVAAAETIAGLIKQPAALNPLEVLAWPGVLVADATDPQALNAEALALFNQGLKELKAGREREGAELARLINERLTAIEEDVVTLRELVPQMLATQRQKVLDRFTDMKADLDPTRLEQEMVLLAQKSDVAEELDRLSTHILEVRRVLKSAGAAGRRLDFLMQELNREANTLGSKAFDPRSTQAAVNLKVLIEQMREQVQNIE is encoded by the coding sequence ATGGTGCACAGCATGACCGCCTTCGCCCGCGTCGAAAAAGCCGGCGTCCAAGGGACCCTGAGCTGGGAACTGCGCTCGGTCAACAGCCGCTACCTGGAGCCGCACCTGCGCCTGCCGGAATCGTTCCGCGACCTCGAAGGCGCCGTGCGTGAAGCGCTGCGCCAGGGCATATCCCGGGGCAAGCTGGAGTGCACCCTGCGTTTTACCGAGGAAACCACCGGCAAACCCTTGCAGGTTGATCGCGACCGCGCCGCGCAGTTGGTCGCCGCTGCCGAAACCATCGCAGGCCTGATCAAGCAACCTGCCGCGCTGAACCCGTTGGAGGTGCTGGCCTGGCCTGGCGTACTGGTGGCGGACGCCACAGACCCGCAGGCCCTCAACGCTGAAGCCCTCGCCCTGTTCAATCAGGGTTTGAAGGAGCTCAAGGCCGGCCGCGAACGCGAAGGGGCCGAACTGGCCCGCCTGATCAACGAGCGCCTGACCGCCATCGAAGAAGACGTGGTCACGCTGCGCGAGCTGGTGCCGCAGATGCTCGCCACCCAGCGTCAGAAGGTCCTCGACCGCTTCACCGACATGAAGGCCGACCTCGACCCCACGCGCCTGGAACAGGAAATGGTGCTGCTCGCACAAAAAAGCGACGTGGCCGAAGAACTCGACCGCCTGAGCACCCACATCCTCGAAGTGCGCCGCGTACTCAAGTCTGCCGGTGCCGCCGGTCGGCGCCTGGACTTCCTGATGCAGGAACTCAACCGCGAAGCCAATACACTGGGTTCCAAGGCGTTTGACCCGCGCAGCACACAGGCTGCGGTCAACCTCAAAGTGTTGATCGAGCAGATGCGCGAACAAGTACAGAATATTGAGTAA
- the gmk gene encoding guanylate kinase, whose protein sequence is MTHSTGTLYIISAPSGAGKSSLVKALTDADEQIRISVSHTTRAMRPGEVNGVHYHFVERTEFVKMIEHGDFLERAEVFGNLYGTSQSHLQQTLDEGHDLILEIDWQGAEQVRQLMPKARSIFILPPSLKALHQRLTNRGQDSDEIIEGRMREAVSEMSHYVDYDYLIINDDFAHALDDLKAIFRTNQLQQKRQQQRFGKLLAELLG, encoded by the coding sequence ATGACCCACAGCACCGGCACCCTTTACATCATTTCCGCCCCTTCGGGCGCGGGCAAAAGCAGCCTGGTCAAAGCCCTGACCGACGCTGACGAGCAGATCCGCATCTCGGTGTCCCACACCACCCGCGCCATGCGCCCGGGCGAGGTGAACGGCGTGCACTATCACTTCGTCGAGCGCACCGAGTTCGTCAAGATGATCGAACACGGCGACTTCCTGGAGCGTGCCGAAGTGTTCGGCAACCTCTACGGCACTTCACAAAGTCATCTGCAGCAGACTCTGGACGAAGGCCACGACCTGATCCTGGAAATCGACTGGCAGGGCGCCGAGCAAGTGCGCCAGTTGATGCCAAAGGCGCGCTCCATCTTTATTCTGCCGCCGTCGCTGAAAGCGTTGCACCAGCGCCTGACCAACCGTGGCCAGGACAGCGACGAAATCATCGAAGGCCGCATGCGTGAAGCCGTCAGCGAAATGAGCCACTACGTCGACTACGACTACCTGATCATCAACGACGACTTTGCCCACGCACTGGACGACTTGAAGGCGATTTTCCGCACCAATCAGCTCCAGCAAAAGCGTCAACAACAGCGTTTCGGCAAATTGCTGGCCGAACTGCTCGGTTGA
- the rpoZ gene encoding DNA-directed RNA polymerase subunit omega — translation MARVTVEDCLEHVDNRFELVMLSTKRARQLATGGKEPLVQWENDKPTVVALREIAEGLMSYEFIANAEIVEDEPLFAAFEDESNEAV, via the coding sequence ATGGCCCGCGTAACCGTTGAAGACTGCCTAGAACACGTGGATAACCGCTTTGAGCTGGTCATGCTCTCTACCAAGCGTGCCCGTCAACTGGCCACTGGCGGCAAAGAGCCCCTGGTCCAGTGGGAAAACGACAAGCCTACCGTAGTTGCCCTGCGTGAAATTGCTGAAGGCCTGATGAGCTACGAGTTCATCGCCAACGCCGAAATCGTTGAAGACGAACCGCTGTTTGCAGCGTTCGAGGACGAGTCCAACGAGGCCGTCTAA
- the spoT gene encoding bifunctional GTP diphosphokinase/guanosine-3',5'-bis pyrophosphate 3'-pyrophosphohydrolase: protein MPSIDALADRLSAYLGPDQVNLVRRAYFYAEQAHDGQRRRSGEAYVTHPLAVANILADMHMDHQSLMAAMLHDVIEDTGIAKEALSAQFGETVAELVDGVSKLTQMNFETKAEAQAENFQKMAMAMARDIRVILVKLADRLHNMRTLEVLSGEKRRRIAKETLEIYAPIANRLGMHAIRIEFEDLGFKAMHPMRSARIYQAVKRARGNRKEIVNKIEESLSHCLAIDEIEGEVSGRQKHLYGIYKKMRGKRRAFNEIMDVYAFRIIVDKVDTCYRVLGAVHNLYKPLPGRFKDYIAIPKANGYQSLHTTLFGMHGVPIEIQIRTREMEEMANNGIAAHWLYKSSGDEQPKGTHARARQWVKGVLEMQQRAGNSLEFIESVKIDLFPDEVYVFTPKGRIMELPKGSTAVDFAYAVHTDVGNSCIACRINRRLAPLSEPLQSGSTVEIVSAPGARPNPAWLNFVVTGKARTHIRHALKLQRRSESISLGERLLNKVLNGFDSALDKIPTERVQAMLHEYRQETIEDLLEDIGLGNRMAYVVARRLLGEGEQLPSPEGPLAIRGTEGLVLSYAKCCTPIPGDPIVGHLSAGKGMVVHLDNCRNITEIRHNPEKCIQLSWAKDVTGEFNVELRVELEHQRGLIALLASSVNAADGNIEKISMDERDGRISVVQLVVSVHDRVHLARVIKKLRALTGVIRITRMRA, encoded by the coding sequence TTGCCGAGCATAGACGCCCTCGCCGATCGCTTATCGGCCTACCTCGGCCCAGACCAGGTCAACCTGGTCCGCCGAGCGTATTTCTACGCCGAACAAGCCCACGACGGCCAACGCCGCCGTAGCGGCGAGGCGTACGTCACCCATCCTCTTGCGGTGGCAAACATTCTGGCCGACATGCACATGGACCATCAGAGCCTGATGGCCGCGATGCTGCATGACGTGATCGAGGACACCGGCATCGCCAAGGAAGCGCTCAGTGCGCAATTTGGCGAAACCGTGGCCGAACTGGTCGACGGGGTCAGCAAACTGACCCAGATGAATTTCGAGACCAAGGCCGAAGCCCAGGCGGAAAACTTCCAGAAGATGGCCATGGCCATGGCCCGTGACATCCGGGTGATTCTGGTCAAGCTCGCCGACCGGCTGCACAACATGCGCACGCTGGAAGTGCTGTCCGGCGAAAAACGCCGGCGCATCGCCAAGGAAACCCTGGAAATCTACGCGCCCATCGCCAACCGGCTGGGTATGCACGCCATTCGCATCGAATTCGAAGACCTGGGCTTCAAGGCCATGCACCCGATGCGTTCGGCGCGCATCTACCAGGCGGTCAAGCGCGCCCGGGGCAACCGCAAGGAAATCGTCAACAAGATCGAAGAGTCGCTGAGCCACTGCCTGGCGATCGACGAGATTGAAGGCGAAGTCAGCGGCCGGCAGAAGCACCTCTACGGCATCTACAAAAAGATGCGCGGCAAGCGCCGGGCCTTCAACGAGATCATGGACGTATATGCGTTCCGGATCATCGTCGACAAGGTCGACACCTGCTACCGGGTGCTGGGTGCTGTACATAATTTGTACAAACCCCTGCCGGGACGCTTCAAGGATTACATCGCGATCCCCAAGGCCAACGGCTATCAGTCGCTGCACACCACGCTGTTTGGCATGCATGGCGTGCCGATCGAGATCCAGATTCGCACTCGCGAAATGGAAGAGATGGCCAACAACGGCATCGCCGCTCACTGGCTGTACAAATCCAGCGGCGACGAGCAGCCAAAAGGCACCCATGCCCGCGCCCGCCAGTGGGTCAAAGGCGTGCTGGAAATGCAGCAACGTGCCGGCAACTCCCTCGAATTTATCGAAAGCGTGAAGATCGACCTGTTCCCGGACGAGGTCTACGTGTTCACGCCCAAAGGCCGGATCATGGAGCTGCCCAAGGGCTCCACGGCGGTCGACTTCGCGTATGCGGTGCACACCGACGTGGGCAACAGCTGCATTGCCTGTCGGATCAATCGTCGTCTCGCACCGCTGTCCGAACCGCTGCAAAGCGGCTCCACGGTCGAGATCGTCAGCGCACCCGGCGCACGCCCGAACCCGGCGTGGCTCAATTTCGTGGTCACCGGCAAGGCGCGCACCCACATTCGCCACGCCCTCAAACTGCAACGCCGCTCCGAATCCATCAGCCTGGGCGAGCGACTGTTGAACAAGGTGCTCAACGGCTTTGACAGCGCCCTCGACAAGATCCCGACCGAGCGCGTTCAAGCGATGCTCCACGAGTACCGCCAGGAAACCATCGAAGATTTGCTGGAAGACATCGGCCTGGGCAACCGCATGGCCTATGTGGTCGCCCGCCGCCTGCTCGGTGAAGGCGAGCAATTGCCGAGCCCCGAAGGCCCGCTGGCGATCCGCGGCACCGAGGGCCTGGTGCTCAGCTACGCCAAGTGCTGCACGCCGATTCCGGGCGACCCGATTGTCGGCCACTTGTCGGCGGGCAAAGGCATGGTCGTGCACCTGGACAATTGCCGAAACATCACCGAAATCCGCCACAACCCGGAAAAATGCATCCAGCTCTCGTGGGCCAAGGATGTCACCGGCGAATTCAACGTCGAACTGCGCGTCGAGCTGGAACACCAGCGCGGCCTGATCGCCCTGCTCGCCAGCAGCGTCAACGCAGCCGACGGCAATATCGAGAAAATCAGCATGGACGAGCGCGATGGTCGCATCAGCGTGGTCCAACTGGTGGTCAGCGTGCACGACCGCGTGCACCTGGCCCGCGTGATCAAGAAACTGCGCGCCTTGACCGGGGTCATCCGCATCACCCGCATGCGTGCCTAA
- a CDS encoding RidA family protein, which yields MTKTVITSDKAPAAIGTYSQAIKAGNTVYMSGQIPLDPKTMELVEGFEAQTVQVFENLKSVAEAAGGSFKDIVKLNIFLTDLSHFAKVNEIMGKYFEQPYPARAAIGVAALPKGAQVEMDAILVIE from the coding sequence ATGACCAAGACCGTTATCACCAGCGACAAGGCCCCGGCCGCCATCGGGACCTACTCCCAGGCCATCAAGGCGGGCAACACCGTCTACATGTCCGGCCAGATCCCGCTGGACCCAAAAACCATGGAACTGGTGGAAGGGTTTGAAGCACAGACCGTACAGGTTTTCGAAAACCTGAAGTCAGTTGCCGAGGCGGCCGGTGGTTCGTTCAAAGACATCGTCAAACTGAACATTTTCCTCACCGACCTGAGCCACTTCGCCAAGGTCAACGAGATCATGGGCAAATACTTCGAACAACCGTACCCGGCCCGCGCCGCCATCGGCGTTGCCGCCCTGCCAAAGGGCGCGCAGGTTGAGATGGACGCGATTCTGGTCATCGAGTAA
- a CDS encoding SDR family oxidoreductase, with protein sequence MSAPSVVIAGCGDVGSRLASQLLASEWEVHGLRRDVSKLPDGVTGIAGDLFKKDCPDTWPIGGVDYLVYCAAATDHDEAGYRAAYVQGLQHVLEWLNDYGQEPKHLLFVSSSSVYGQQKGEWVDETSDTQAQGYSGKVMLEAEQVALDSGIPASIVRLTGIYGPGREWLLTQVRQGYRVAIDPPLYGNRIHADDAAGLLAFLLRHVEQGGTLDKVYIGVDDAPAPLAEVVGWLREYLGVTEWADDASVRRAGSKQCSNARARALGWKPMYPSYREGYAAILKG encoded by the coding sequence ATGTCTGCGCCTTCTGTTGTGATTGCCGGTTGCGGCGATGTGGGTAGTCGGCTGGCTAGCCAATTGCTGGCCTCGGAATGGGAGGTTCACGGCCTGCGCCGTGATGTGTCGAAGCTTCCTGACGGGGTGACAGGCATTGCCGGCGACCTGTTCAAGAAAGACTGCCCCGACACCTGGCCGATCGGCGGGGTGGATTACCTGGTGTACTGCGCCGCTGCGACCGACCACGACGAGGCCGGGTATCGCGCTGCTTACGTACAAGGGTTGCAGCATGTGCTGGAGTGGCTGAATGACTATGGCCAGGAACCCAAGCACCTGTTGTTTGTGTCCAGCAGCAGTGTGTATGGCCAGCAAAAGGGTGAGTGGGTCGATGAAACGTCCGACACTCAGGCGCAGGGTTATTCCGGAAAAGTGATGCTGGAGGCCGAGCAGGTCGCCCTCGACAGCGGCATTCCGGCGAGCATCGTGCGCCTGACCGGCATCTACGGCCCGGGCCGGGAGTGGCTGTTGACCCAAGTGCGCCAGGGATATCGCGTGGCGATCGACCCGCCTTTATATGGCAACCGGATCCACGCGGACGACGCGGCAGGGCTGTTGGCCTTTTTGCTGCGTCATGTGGAACAGGGCGGGACTTTGGACAAGGTCTACATCGGTGTGGACGACGCGCCGGCGCCGCTGGCCGAGGTGGTGGGCTGGTTGCGCGAGTACCTGGGGGTCACCGAGTGGGCGGATGATGCCAGTGTGCGCCGGGCGGGGAGCAAGCAGTGCAGTAATGCGCGGGCCAGGGCGTTGGGCTGGAAGCCGATGTATCCGAGTTATCGCGAAGGTTACGCGGCGATTCTCAAAGGCTGA
- the exbB gene encoding tonB-system energizer ExbB: MTRNTNPASPTKPHSPSRAWRAIAAMLFSVLLAPTAAFADATAPAAPAAAEHNTATPAAPAAAPAATDPAQAATPAPADDGGVVLEEDNSLGMAHDLSPWGMYQNADVVVKAVMIGLAIASIITWTIWIAKGFELLGAKRRLRAEIVHLKKATTLKEASDTATKKGTLANLLVHDALEEMRLSANTREKEGIKERVSFRLERLVAACGRNMSSGTGVLATIGSTAPFVGLFGTVWGIMNSFIGIAKTQTTNLAVVAPGIAEALLATALGLVAAIPAVVIYNVFARSIAGYKAQVSDASAEVLLLVSRDLDHLPTERSSQPHMVKVG; the protein is encoded by the coding sequence ATGACACGTAATACAAACCCCGCTTCGCCAACCAAGCCTCACAGCCCATCCCGCGCCTGGCGCGCGATTGCTGCGATGCTGTTCAGCGTACTGCTGGCGCCGACCGCCGCATTCGCTGATGCCACCGCACCCGCAGCCCCGGCCGCTGCCGAACACAACACAGCAACCCCGGCGGCACCTGCCGCTGCACCTGCGGCCACCGACCCGGCCCAGGCTGCGACTCCCGCGCCTGCCGATGATGGCGGTGTCGTGCTGGAAGAAGACAACTCCCTGGGCATGGCCCACGACCTGTCGCCATGGGGCATGTACCAGAACGCAGACGTCGTGGTGAAAGCCGTGATGATCGGCCTGGCCATCGCCTCGATCATCACCTGGACCATCTGGATCGCCAAGGGCTTCGAGCTGCTGGGCGCCAAGCGTCGCCTGCGCGCTGAAATCGTCCACCTGAAAAAAGCCACCACCCTCAAGGAAGCCAGCGACACTGCGACCAAAAAGGGCACCCTGGCGAACCTGCTGGTGCACGACGCGCTGGAAGAAATGCGCCTGTCGGCCAACACCCGCGAAAAGGAAGGCATCAAGGAGCGCGTCAGCTTCCGTCTGGAGCGCCTGGTCGCAGCCTGCGGCCGCAATATGAGCAGCGGCACCGGCGTGCTGGCGACTATCGGCTCCACCGCGCCATTCGTGGGCCTGTTCGGCACCGTATGGGGCATCATGAACAGCTTCATCGGCATCGCCAAAACCCAGACCACCAACCTCGCCGTCGTTGCCCCCGGCATCGCCGAAGCCCTGCTGGCGACTGCCCTGGGCCTGGTTGCCGCGATTCCTGCGGTGGTGATCTACAACGTCTTCGCCCGTTCGATCGCCGGCTACAAGGCTCAGGTATCGGACGCGTCGGCAGAAGTCCTGCTGCTGGTCAGCCGCGACCTCGATCACCTGCCTACCGAGCGCAGCTCGCAACCGCACATGGTGAAAGTGGGGTAA
- the exbD gene encoding TonB system transport protein ExbD encodes MGLHLNQGDDELVENHEINVTPFIDVMLVLLIIFMVAAPLATVDIKVDLPASSAKPAPRPEKPIFLSVKADQRLFLGEEEVKAETLGPVLDAKTQGKKDTTIFFQADKGVDYGDLMSVMDALRAAGYLKVGLVGLETAAKK; translated from the coding sequence ATGGGCCTGCATTTGAATCAAGGCGACGACGAACTCGTCGAGAACCACGAAATCAACGTCACACCGTTTATCGACGTGATGCTCGTGCTGCTGATCATCTTCATGGTGGCCGCACCGTTGGCGACCGTGGACATCAAGGTTGACCTGCCCGCATCCAGCGCCAAGCCTGCGCCGCGGCCGGAGAAACCGATTTTCCTCAGCGTGAAGGCGGACCAACGCCTGTTCCTGGGCGAAGAAGAAGTCAAAGCTGAAACCCTGGGGCCGGTGCTCGACGCCAAGACCCAGGGCAAGAAGGACACGACGATCTTCTTCCAGGCCGACAAGGGCGTGGACTACGGCGACCTGATGAGCGTGATGGATGCCCTGCGGGCAGCCGGCTACCTCAAGGTAGGCCTGGTCGGACTTGAGACGGCAGCCAAGAAATGA
- a CDS encoding energy transducer TonB family protein, which translates to MITTRHKLTRYGTSLAVVLGVHAVAIIIALQWSAPHPVQLPPAAMVIDLAPMPAPPPPAPPKVITPPQPPAPVEELPLPKLAEAPKPTIQVPKPVKPKPKPQPPKPVEKKPEPPKEKPSEEPPSETPQNNAPTEKSAQPTPGPSPQQVAAKASWEGTLLAHLQKYKKYPPGAQQRGKEGLNRLRFVVDAEGNVLSYELVGRSGNADLDRATLDMIRRAQPLPKPPADMLKGGSVEIVAPFVYNIEKRRR; encoded by the coding sequence ATGATCACGACGCGCCACAAACTGACGCGGTATGGCACCAGCCTCGCCGTCGTGCTGGGCGTGCATGCCGTCGCGATCATCATCGCGCTCCAATGGTCCGCGCCGCACCCGGTGCAGTTGCCTCCGGCCGCCATGGTCATTGACCTGGCACCGATGCCTGCCCCGCCGCCGCCTGCACCGCCCAAGGTGATCACGCCGCCGCAACCGCCTGCACCGGTAGAAGAGCTGCCCCTGCCGAAACTGGCCGAGGCGCCCAAACCAACGATCCAGGTGCCCAAGCCGGTCAAACCCAAGCCCAAGCCTCAGCCGCCCAAGCCTGTGGAGAAAAAGCCCGAGCCGCCCAAGGAAAAACCTTCCGAAGAGCCGCCAAGCGAGACCCCGCAGAACAACGCGCCGACTGAAAAATCGGCACAGCCGACACCGGGCCCGTCGCCGCAACAGGTCGCTGCCAAAGCATCCTGGGAAGGCACGCTGCTGGCACACCTGCAGAAGTACAAGAAGTACCCGCCGGGCGCGCAACAGCGTGGCAAGGAAGGCTTGAACCGCCTGCGCTTTGTCGTCGATGCCGAAGGCAACGTGCTGTCGTATGAGTTGGTAGGCCGCTCCGGCAACGCCGACCTGGACCGCGCGACCCTGGACATGATCCGTCGCGCCCAGCCACTGCCCAAGCCACCGGCCGACATGTTGAAAGGCGGCAGCGTCGAAATCGTCGCGCCGTTCGTTTACAACATCGAGAAGCGCCGCCGCTAA
- a CDS encoding hydrogen peroxide-inducible genes activator, with protein MTLTELRYIVTLAQEQHFGHAAERCHVSQPTLSVGVKKLEDELGVLIFERSKSAVRLTPVGEGIVAQAQKVLEQAQSIRELAQAGKNQLTAPLKVGAIYTVGPYLFPHLIPQLHRVAPQMPLYIEENFTHVLRDKLRNGELDAIIIALPFNEADVLTLPLYDEPFYVLMPASHPWTQKDTIDAGLLNDKSLLLLGEGHCFRDQVLEACPTLTKGNDGAKHTTVESSSLETIRHMVASGLGISILPLSAVDSHHYAPGVIEVRPLTPPVPFRTVAIAWRASFPRPKAIEILADSIRLCSVAKPPAAS; from the coding sequence ATGACTCTTACAGAATTACGCTACATCGTGACCCTCGCCCAAGAGCAGCACTTCGGCCACGCGGCCGAGCGTTGCCATGTCAGCCAGCCGACGCTGTCGGTGGGTGTGAAAAAGCTTGAAGACGAACTCGGTGTGCTGATTTTCGAGCGCAGCAAGAGCGCCGTGCGCCTGACTCCGGTCGGCGAAGGCATCGTTGCCCAGGCCCAGAAGGTACTGGAACAAGCCCAAAGCATTCGGGAACTGGCCCAGGCCGGCAAAAACCAGCTGACCGCCCCGCTGAAAGTCGGCGCCATCTACACCGTCGGCCCGTACCTGTTCCCGCACCTGATTCCGCAACTGCACCGCGTCGCGCCGCAGATGCCGCTGTATATCGAAGAAAACTTCACCCACGTGCTGCGCGACAAACTGCGCAACGGCGAGCTGGACGCGATCATCATCGCCCTGCCCTTCAACGAGGCCGACGTGCTGACGTTGCCGCTCTATGACGAGCCGTTTTACGTGCTGATGCCGGCTTCCCACCCGTGGACGCAGAAAGACACCATCGACGCCGGCCTGCTCAACGACAAGAGCCTGCTGCTGCTCGGCGAAGGCCACTGCTTCCGCGACCAGGTACTGGAAGCCTGCCCGACCCTGACCAAGGGCAACGACGGCGCCAAGCACACCACCGTGGAATCCAGTTCCCTGGAAACCATCCGGCACATGGTTGCTTCCGGCCTGGGCATTTCGATCCTGCCGCTGTCAGCGGTGGACAGCCATCACTACGCCCCCGGCGTGATCGAAGTGCGCCCACTCACGCCACCGGTGCCGTTCCGCACCGTGGCGATTGCCTGGCGCGCCAGCTTCCCGCGCCCGAAAGCCATTGAGATCCTCGCCGACTCGATTCGCCTGTGTTCGGTGGCCAAGCCGCCTGCTGCGAGCTAA
- the recG gene encoding ATP-dependent DNA helicase RecG translates to MTELSQVSVTALKGVGEAMAEKLAKVGLENLQDVLFHLPLRYQDRTRVVPIGQLRPGQDAVVEGTVSGADVVMGKRRSLVVRLQDGTGGLSLRFYHFSNAQKEGLKRGTRVRCYGEARPGASGLEIYHPEYRAITGDEPPPVDTTLTPIYPLTEGLTQQRLRQLCMQTLTMLGPKSLPDWLPLELARDYQLAPLDDAIRYLHHPPADADVDELALGHHWAQHRLAFEELLTHQLSQQRLRESMRSLRAPAMPKATRLPAQYLANLGFAPTGAQQRVGNEIAYDLSQHEPMLRLIQGDVGAGKTVVAALAALQALEAGYQVALMAPTEILAEQHFITFKRWLEPLGLEVAWLAGKLKGKVRAAALEQIANGAPMVVGTHALFQDEVQFKNLALVIIDEQHRFGVQQRLALRQKGVGGRMNPHQLIMTATPIPRTLAMSAYADLDTSILDELPPGRTPVNTVLVTDTRRVEVIERVRGACAEGRQAYWVCTLIEESEELTCQAAETTFEDLTSALGELKVGLIHGRMKPAEKAAVMAEFKAGNLQLLVATTVIEVGVDVPNASLMIIENPERLGLAQLHQLRGRVGRGSAASHCVLLYHPPLSQIGRQRLGIMRETNDGFVIAEKDLELRGPGEMLGTRQTGLLQFKVADLMRDADLLPAVRDAAQALLQRWPEHVSPLLDRWLRHGQQYGQV, encoded by the coding sequence ATGACTGAGCTGTCACAGGTGTCGGTGACGGCACTCAAGGGTGTCGGTGAAGCCATGGCCGAGAAATTGGCCAAGGTCGGCCTGGAGAATCTCCAGGACGTGCTGTTCCACCTGCCCCTGCGCTACCAGGACCGCACCCGCGTGGTGCCCATCGGCCAATTGCGCCCCGGGCAGGACGCGGTGGTCGAAGGCACCGTGAGCGGCGCCGACGTGGTGATGGGCAAGCGCCGCAGCCTGGTGGTGCGCCTGCAGGACGGCACCGGCGGCCTGAGCCTGCGCTTCTACCATTTCAGCAATGCACAGAAAGAAGGCCTCAAACGTGGCACCCGCGTGCGCTGCTACGGCGAAGCGCGCCCCGGTGCGTCTGGCCTGGAGATCTACCACCCGGAGTACCGCGCCATCACGGGTGACGAGCCGCCACCGGTGGACACCACCCTCACACCGATCTACCCGCTCACCGAAGGCCTGACCCAACAGCGCCTGCGCCAACTGTGCATGCAGACCCTGACGATGCTCGGCCCGAAAAGCCTGCCCGACTGGCTGCCGCTCGAACTGGCGCGCGACTACCAACTGGCGCCGCTGGACGATGCGATCCGCTACCTGCATCACCCGCCCGCCGACGCCGATGTCGACGAACTGGCCCTGGGTCATCACTGGGCCCAGCACCGCTTGGCCTTCGAAGAGTTGCTGACCCACCAATTGTCCCAGCAACGCCTGCGCGAGAGCATGCGCTCCCTGCGCGCGCCCGCGATGCCAAAAGCCACACGCCTGCCTGCGCAATACCTGGCCAACCTCGGCTTCGCGCCGACCGGTGCCCAGCAGCGCGTGGGCAATGAAATCGCCTACGACCTCAGCCAGCACGAACCCATGCTGCGCCTGATCCAGGGCGACGTCGGCGCGGGCAAAACCGTGGTCGCCGCCCTCGCTGCCCTGCAAGCGCTGGAAGCCGGTTACCAAGTGGCCTTGATGGCGCCCACCGAGATTCTCGCCGAACAGCACTTCATCACCTTCAAGCGTTGGCTGGAACCCCTGGGCCTGGAAGTCGCGTGGCTGGCCGGCAAACTCAAGGGCAAAGTCCGTGCGGCCGCGCTGGAGCAAATCGCCAATGGCGCGCCGATGGTAGTGGGCACCCACGCGCTGTTCCAGGACGAAGTGCAGTTCAAGAATCTCGCGCTGGTGATCATCGACGAACAGCACCGCTTCGGCGTACAGCAGCGCCTGGCCCTGCGTCAGAAAGGCGTGGGCGGCCGCATGAACCCGCATCAGTTGATCATGACGGCCACCCCGATTCCGCGCACGCTGGCCATGAGCGCCTACGCCGACCTCGACACCTCGATCCTCGACGAACTGCCGCCCGGCCGTACTCCGGTCAACACCGTGCTGGTGACCGACACCCGCCGTGTCGAGGTGATCGAACGCGTGCGCGGCGCCTGCGCCGAAGGGCGTCAGGCTTACTGGGTGTGCACGTTGATCGAAGAGTCCGAGGAGCTGACCTGCCAGGCTGCCGAAACCACCTTTGAAGACCTCACCAGCGCCTTGGGCGAGCTCAAGGTCGGGCTGATCCATGGCCGTATGAAGCCTGCGGAAAAAGCTGCAGTGATGGCCGAGTTCAAGGCCGGCAATCTGCAACTGCTGGTGGCCACTACGGTGATCGAAGTCGGTGTGGACGTGCCGAATGCCAGCCTGATGATCATCGAAAACCCCGAGCGCCTGGGCCTCGCGCAACTGCACCAATTGCGCGGGCGCGTCGGCCGGGGCAGCGCCGCGAGCCATTGCGTGCTGCTTTATCACCCCCCGTTGTCGCAGATCGGGCGGCAGCGCCTGGGCATCATGCGTGAAACCAACGACGGGTTTGTCATCGCCGAAAAAGACCTCGAACTGCGCGGCCCTGGCGAAATGCTCGGCACCCGCCAGACCGGCCTTTTGCAATTCAAGGTCGCCGACCTGATGCGCGATGCCGACCTGCTCCCCGCCGTGCGTGACGCCGCGCAAGCGCTGCTCCAGCGCTGGCCGGAACATGTCAGCCCGTTGCTGGACCGCTGGCTGCGACACGGGCAGCAATATGGCCAAGTGTGA